CAAGCCGTGCTTAAAAGTGAAAGAAGGTTTGAGAACGTGAATCAGGCCGTAACCAGAATGGTTTTGGCTGACGGCGTGGATAAGGTTTCAATAGCCGGAAGAACAACTTACGATTTCAGATTTTTCCGCAAAGGTCCAAAACACATAATCGGCTGGCTTGACGAAATAAATGATTTTGTCAACTTTACGAAAGACGCGGCCGAAGGCGGACCATCTAAAGAAATGGCCTTTGTTTTGGTCGGTGAGCCCGGAAACGGAAAAACCTTTTTCGTGGATTATATCTGCGACAGGTATAAAAGGTTTACTTCCCTCCCGGAAAACAGGCGCTATACTTTTGAGTTTGCAAATTTAGACCAGCTTGGCGGATACGGAGGAATCCGTTTCGCCCAATCGCAGACATTTGAAGATCCGGTGATTTTGGCCATGAATTTATTTGAGTCTGTTGACGAAAACAAGGAGTATTTGCTCAAGTTCGGGTTTGGTGAACAGAGAATAGAGCAATTATTCGGAAACTACAGACCTCTGGGGGCTTGCACGGAACATATTTGGAACGAAATTTTTGTCCATTATGACGGCGACGTTGAGAAAGCTCTTGGGTCCGTAAAAATTGTTCCGGCGAAAATCGGCAATAAAAAATCCGGCGTTCTTACCGGCAAATATTCGGCTAAAGACAAGATTACTTCTTCCGCCGAGGATATTTTGGGAGATGAAGACCTAAAACGCATGCTTGATATTGAAGATGCCGCGCATCCGTACAGATATAATGTCCGCCGGGGAGTGATTGCCCGCGTTGCCGGCGGAGGCATTCTCTTTTTGGACGAGTTTTTCAGAATCAAAAAAGACCTTGTGCAGGTTTTTCTTCAGGTTATTCAGGACAGAATTATTGAATTAAGGGGCTTTTGCTGGTACCCGGATATGCTGATTATCGGCACCAGCAACAGTGATTCATATAAAGATTTTGTGGCCGAGAAGAGCGAAAGTCCGATTAAAGACCGCAGCAGGGTTTGCTATGTTTCCCACTGCACCGATTACAAACTTCAGCAGCTTTTGACCCGCTATTCTCTTGGTGTGGAAAAGAAGTCCACCGTTATCGGCGAAGAGATGCACGAAGATCCCAATCTCAATTACGCTTTATCGGTCGCGGTGACTCTTACCCGCCTTCCTCATAGCGACCAGCTTACTCCGGTTGAGACAATGAAATTGGAGGCCGGCGAGATTGCGGGTGATAAAAGCGTCAAGACCTTAACGGAAATCAAGGGGACTTTGAACGCGAGCACCGATGTTACCAAGCGCTGGGGGCAAAGGGGCGTAGGACACAGAGGCCTCGGAAGATTTATTAATATTATGCTTGCTATGCCCGAAACACATGAGGGCAAGTGTCTTTTTGCTTACGATTGCTTTAAGGCGGCGGAAAGGGAAGTAATAGATTTTGGCTATGATC
The genomic region above belongs to Candidatus Niyogibacteria bacterium and contains:
- a CDS encoding serine protein kinase PrkA — translated: MAEVRENERLKYHLQAVLKSERRFENVNQAVTRMVLADGVDKVSIAGRTTYDFRFFRKGPKHIIGWLDEINDFVNFTKDAAEGGPSKEMAFVLVGEPGNGKTFFVDYICDRYKRFTSLPENRRYTFEFANLDQLGGYGGIRFAQSQTFEDPVILAMNLFESVDENKEYLLKFGFGEQRIEQLFGNYRPLGACTEHIWNEIFVHYDGDVEKALGSVKIVPAKIGNKKSGVLTGKYSAKDKITSSAEDILGDEDLKRMLDIEDAAHPYRYNVRRGVIARVAGGGILFLDEFFRIKKDLVQVFLQVIQDRIIELRGFCWYPDMLIIGTSNSDSYKDFVAEKSESPIKDRSRVCYVSHCTDYKLQQLLTRYSLGVEKKSTVIGEEMHEDPNLNYALSVAVTLTRLPHSDQLTPVETMKLEAGEIAGDKSVKTLTEIKGTLNASTDVTKRWGQRGVGHRGLGRFINIMLAMPETHEGKCLFAYDCFKAAEREVIDFGYDPADREKFMKDIAIARKLYRERIKTGIYNAFRDDPEAVRKDVMIYVNMIIGFDSDALGPDKIWRPKDPQTGEEKPLKIDEKYINSVESRLGLNTKETRDSFRTSIRRIYGQKATIDPDYDFMDNERLIKAVTEVRLESDFAGAGSLIGALSNPTNEENARLRNRMIDTMFKMGYCRTCAQKTIEYWCEKEDEE